The segment CTACTTGGAGGCGGTGATTGGACCATCACCACGGTGAGTCGAGTTGCCATATTGTCTCCGAAGGTGTTCCAAAATGTCGTAGCACTCGAACCAGCATTCACGTAGATTGGCTGCGGTGGTACTGGTTCGGGTTGCAAGGTGATTGCGGATCGTTTTCTTGACCTGGTCCGAGAGTCCGCTGAGACGTTGGTCGGTCAGTGCTTCCATCTGATCGGGTGACAGCGTCGTGTTACGGAGTGATTGAAAACCTTGAATCGGGCGGTGGCTGGTTGCCAAGACATGCACCGCTTTCGCTTGAGCATACCAGCGAACTCTTAGAACGTCGTACCAGGCTAATTGCTCCACGCCGTCGATAACCAATAAATCGCTCCTGCCCAAGTGTTTTAGCTCGCTGAAAACCAAGGCCCGGTTTGTGGACGCGTGGCGATAACGCGTCGAGTCACGTTGCCAAGGGGAGAGCGAGTGCAGTTGGACCTCGCGGACTTGACCGAACCGACGATTCAACAGTGGAGCCAACGACCGAATCAGGGTTGATTTTCCCGTGCCGTGTGGACCTTGAATCAGCGAGAAACGGTAGTTCGCGATCTGTTCGGCAAGTTGCAACAGTGCTTCGTCGCGATCCGAGCCGTTGAAGAATTGGTACGCGATCGCACCGGGGCGTACGAAGCGAGTGGCAAACGGATTCGACGCATCCGTTGCAATCATCCGCTCGACGGGTTGGATTTCGAATTCTTAAACGAGGCCCGTCGAATCATCCGCGTTCGATGAGCAAGTCCTGCCCGAACGGCCAATCGCCGCGGTTTCATTCCGAGGCTTTTCGACTTGTTGTATTCCGAAGTGACGCTGGCCAGCTTCGCGTTGTCGATGTCGTCGGATTGCATTTGAGCGACCTGACGACTTGAAACCAAATGAAGGGGATGTTCGCTAACGATTTCCCGTCCCCCTTCAAGGAACAGTCGCAGCCGGATGCACCAACAGATCCGAACCAAATGGCCGTGATAGCTGAGTGGCGTGCAGGGCAATTTGCAGGAAATGGATTGCGAGTCGGCAATCCCGGTTTGCCTGAGTTGGTCTTCGTCGAGCCGATGGAAATGATGGACGTGAAGGTCTTCGTCCCCTTTGCCCTCGGTGTGCCAAAGCACCGATAGTTCCAAGCCTTGCAGTTGGTCGATCGGCACGCGGCTGATTCGCCAATGCACCGTCAAACTTTCGCCTGCTTGATAGACACCATCGACCCTACACAGCGACACGCTCACCGCGGGCTGCGATTCAGCGGCACCCCGGGCGGATGAACGATGACGGGAAAACTTCGGCAGAACGATGGCCAAGGACGGGATTCTCCAGAAACGATGATCTTCCAGCGGATGGCATTGTGAGAACCGACAAAAGAATGCATGACGTTCTCAGGGAGATCAATGCCCAATTGTTGTTCCCAAGGGGTCTGTGGGTCAACCGCAACATCACGCGTATTGCAAATTACTTGGGTGAATGCTTCGTGTTTTTCGACCCGAACATCCGTCCCCTGGCGGTAAAAGGACTCTTCCTCACAACTTAAAACTATTTTGAATCTTCTTAGCCGCAAACGTCCCATTTGGCAAACATACACCCGGTAGGTCTCGCCCGGGATCAGCGGATGGTCGCTGATTTCGACGATCGTGGATCCCACGCCGGCAATTCGCCGAAGCTGCCCAAGGAACGAGCGAAACGACCAATAGCCAATGCCACCCAAGGGAAGGAGCAAGAAGGTTAAAATGTAGCGGGGGCGATCGTAATAAAAGCCCGCAACGACGACGGCCAACAAAACGAACCACACCGTGCTCCAAAGCAGTGCCAGCAGTGAGGGGCCGAGAATTCCACCTTCATCCGCGGTTTTCATCGCCAAGCGATAGGTCAACCGTTCCCCGGGACTGTCGGTCAGTGATCGACCTTGCGGGACACTTGGCAGTTTCGATTCACTGTCGGACCCTGGGCCAATGATCTCGATTCCCGGCGGACGGCTCAACAAGACCGAGCGATGCTCGTGGCTCGTCGAGATCGCGCTCAACCGATACAACAACCCGCCCGCCCCCGTGGCAATGGCCGCAATCGACAAAACCCCAAAAACCCAAAAACTCAATGAGCTCGAAAGGGTCTCGGACGAAACCTCGGGGGCACGCTCCGGTACGAACCAGGCGATCAGGACGATCGAGATGCCGAACACTCCAACCAGAAACAGCGAAGCGTAAAACAACGCTTCGCCTGCAATCCCACCAAGCGAATGACCGATTTGCCGTTTTCCCCGTTTCTTGGTCCACGGTTTGGGGATCCGAAGTCGAGGGAAGTGAGGCATGGATCAGCAGCTTTCCAGCACCGTGGCTAAACCGATGCGGTCTTGTGACCGGGGCGATAGAAACCGAGCGATTCGAGCGATGCGTAGACTTCCTCGAGCGTCTTCTCGCCAAAGTTACTGATGCCCAGCAACTTTCTCGGCGTTGCATTTAGCAAATCGCGAACCG is part of the Novipirellula artificiosorum genome and harbors:
- a CDS encoding DNA-directed RNA polymerase subunit alpha C-terminal domain-containing protein; the encoded protein is MTRIPLSHAEEEARLRRERLDLSIAEMGLSVRTTNCLEETGILTVRDLLNATPRKLLGISNFGEKTLEEVYASLESLGFYRPGHKTASV
- a CDS encoding AAA family ATPase, whose translation is MIATDASNPFATRFVRPGAIAYQFFNGSDRDEALLQLAEQIANYRFSLIQGPHGTGKSTLIRSLAPLLNRRFGQVREVQLHSLSPWQRDSTRYRHASTNRALVFSELKHLGRSDLLVIDGVEQLAWYDVLRVRWYAQAKAVHVLATSHRPIQGFQSLRNTTLSPDQMEALTDQRLSGLSDQVKKTIRNHLATRTSTTAANLRECWFECYDILEHLRRQYGNSTHRGDGPITASK